One Phaseolus vulgaris cultivar G19833 chromosome 4, P. vulgaris v2.0, whole genome shotgun sequence DNA window includes the following coding sequences:
- the LOC137838816 gene encoding single-strand DNA endonuclease 1-like — protein MDIEEDAEVPLILGRPFMKTVKVIIDVDKGKLKILFHYLIEGRSYVQFICAIHLEPDYQGNDTQHFGSDFVGLRNEDAEVGLAYKEMLVYMRALIQYKRYKALNILCSIEEAEAQCALLNFESLCDGCFSLDSDIFLFGARTVYRDICLGDGGYVVCYEMTDIERKLGLGRDSLIALSLLLGSDYYQGVHGLGPESACEIVKSIGDQFVLKKFDSEGLGWVKKRRGDKNNLGRDDNILEVINAYMKPKCHSADSDIVHKALAQYTFQRTRLQQLCAEFFLWPSDKTDGYILPSIAERDLRRFANLRLTSSRVGLNLPLDEIPVKCPVSEIIKSRKVQGRECYEVSWEGMVDGLETSIVPADLIESACPEKILEFEERKAQKKKQNIQKRRPKKKETNSSLAELDLKLQNLLLDNNLRDQANFNASDSSERISRITTPVAEADLNTQDLLHLSHDIEHTGLIHDTSNTYSSSNKVVSTIGKNEIIDLLSPSPPKKFNFSSKCEQSSDQNIEVINLSDSENDVSVEHKQKAKELRLFLASIRNEIH, from the exons ATGGATATTGAAGAAGATGCTGAAGTACCTTTGATATTGGGAAGACCATTCATGAAAACTGTCAAAGTTATAATTGATGTAGACAAAGGAAAATTGAAG ATTCTGTTTCATTACCTCATTGAGGGTAGGTCATATGTGCAATTCATATGTGCAATTCATCTTGAGCCTGATTATCAGGGGAATGATACACAACATTTTGGGTCAGATTTTGTGGGACTGAGAAATGAAGATGCTGAAGTTGGCTTAGCTTATAAAGAGA TGCTGGTATATATGAGAGCACTGATTCAGTATAAGAGATACAAGGCTCTCAACATTTTATG CAGTATTGAAGAAGCTGAAGCTCAGTGTGCTTTGTTGAATTTTGAATCATTATGT GATGGATGTTTCAGTCTAGATTCAGACATTTTCCTTTTTGGTGCAAGGACAGTGTATAGGGATATCTGCCTTG GAGATGGTGGATATGTCGTTTGTTATGAGATGACAGATATTGAAAGAAAACTTGGACTTGGAAGGGACTCATTG ATTGCTCTTTCCTTGCTTCTTGGCAGTGACTATTATCAAGGGGTTCATGGTCTGGGTCCA GAGTCGGCTTGTGAGATAGTCAAATCAATTGGGGACcaatttgttcttaaaaaatttgATTCTGAAGGACTTGGATGGGTGAAAAAAAGAAGAG GAGACAAGAATAATTTAGGGCGGGATGATAACATTTTAGAAGTAATTAATGCTTATATGAAGCCAAAATGTCACTCCGCAGATTCAGATATTGTGCACAA GGCTCTTGCTCAATATACGTTTCAACGTACTAGACTCCAGCAGCTATGTGCTGAATTCTTTCTGTGGCCTTCGGATAAAACAG ATGGGTATATTCTTCCAAGTATAGCTGAAAGAGATTTACGACGATTTGCCAATTTGCGTTTAACTTCATCTCGAGTTGGACTGAACCTTCCTTTAGATGAG ATCCCTGTAAAGTGTCCTGTCTCAGAAATCATCAAGAGCCGAAAAGTTCAAGGGAGAGAATGCTATGAGGTTTCTTGGGAAGGAATGGTGGATGGACTTGAAACTTCAATAGTACCTGCAGATCTTATAGAAAG TGCCTGCCCTGAGAAGATTTTGGAGTTTGAGGAAAGAAAGGCtcaaaagaagaaacaaaatattCAGAAAAGAAGACCAAAGAAAAAGGAAACTAATTCATCTCTTGCCGAGCTTGATCTAAAACTTCAGAACTTGTTGCTTGATAATAATTTGAGAGACCAAGCCAACTTCAATGCCTCTGATTCTTCAGAAAGGATATCAAGGATTACAACTCCTGTGGCTGAAGCTGATCTTAATACCCAAGATTTGTTGCATCTATCACATGACATAGAACACACTGGGTTGATTCATGATACTAGCAACACATATAGTAGCAGCAATAAGGTGGTTTCCACTATTGGTAAAAATGAGATCATAGATCTTCTGAGCCCTTCCCCACCTAAGAAATTCAATTTTTCCTCAAAATGTGAGCAATCAAGTGACCAAAACATCGAAGTGATTAATTTGAGTGATTCAGAAAATGACGTGTCTGTTGAACACAAGCAGAAAGCCAAGGAACTGAGATTGTTCTTAGCTAGTATTAGGAATGAAATTCATTGA